The following are encoded together in the Anguilla rostrata isolate EN2019 chromosome 19, ASM1855537v3, whole genome shotgun sequence genome:
- the LOC135245732 gene encoding uncharacterized protein LOC135245732 — protein sequence MFLVVPWTMPPSLEDPRAEARVLLEGIIKSKLQNLLSKFWPKAEVQLISFEDSERKTKTKITFESFDVSSQDGVVILRPEEQLQHIISLGHAHITVTDDSIYWDDPDECDSPALNKCSSNSVCINTLDSFTCVCEPGYYSLSPILSPACHEKGMFTLCLKDHVSGGISKPFLIHYFGGNVTVVLNDGRCSINETDKFYYYRITGAPSQCGGQTLVSTGTRSRSCTQLVHSGNAHHHKTDSLNLA from the exons ATGTTCCTTGTTGTGCCATGGACAATGCCGCCATCGCTGGAGGATCCGAGGGCAGAAGCTCGAGTCCTGCTGGAGGGCATTATTAAAAGCAAG CTGCAGAACTTACTGAGTAAGTTCTGGCCAAAAGCGGAGGTGCAGCTGATCTCGTTTGAAGACAgcgagaggaaaacaaaaaccaagatCACTTTTGAAAGCTTTGATGTTTCCAGCCAGGATGGGGTAGTGATCCTCCGCCctgaggagcagctgcagcataTTATCTCTctcggccacgcccacatcACCGTCACAGACGACAGCATCTACTGGGACG ACCCAGATGAGTGTGACTCCCCCGCCCTGAACAAGTGCAGCTCCAACTCCGTCTGCATCAACACCCTGGACTCATTCACCTGCGTGTGTGAGCCGGGGTACTACAGCCTGAGCCCCATCCTCAGCCCTGCCTGCCAcg AGAAGGGGATGTTCACGCTATGCCTGAAGGACCATGTATCTGGGGGCATCTCCAAGCCTTTCCTCATCCACTACTTTGGCGGGAATGTGACTGTTGTCCTCAATGATGGTCGCTGCTCCATCAACGAGACGGACAAGTTTTATTATTACAGGATAACTGGCGCCCCCTCCCAGTGTGGAGGCCAAACGCTTGTGAGTACCGGCACCAGATCCAGGTCATGTACACagctggtgcattctgggaatgcaCACCATCACAAAACTGATTCACTAAACCTGGCATAG